The stretch of DNA AGCATTCTCAACTTTGCGGGTGGATTAGCAGACCCCGTTCAATTAGAATCCATGAATCTAACCTCGCACATGGGCGAACCCTTCCCTCTACCGAGAGAAGAACATCGCGGCTGTCGGTTGCTGTTAGTCCGCCACGGGGAAACCGACTGGAACCGAGATAAGCGCTTTCAAGGCTGGTGCGACGTTCCCCTCAACGAGACAGGACGCCAGCAAGCTCAAAAAGCCGCAGAGTTTCTTAAAGGCGTTAAGATTGACTTTGCGATTAGCAGTTCCATGTTGCGCCCCAAAGAAACCGCCGAGATTATTCTGCAACATCATCCTGAGTTAGAGTTGCAACTCGAAGACGGCTTGCGCGAGATTAGCCACGGCTTATGGGAAGGGAAACTCGAAGCCGAAATTGAAGCCGCCTATCCCGGATTATTGCATCAATGGCAAATCGCCCCAGAAACGGTTCAAATGCCAGAAGGGGAAAATTTACAGCAAGTTTGGGAAAGAGCGATCGCCGCTTGGGATAAAATTGTTCAATCTGCCGCACCGGGTAGCGTTGGCTTAGTGGTGGCTCACGATGCCATTAACAAAGCCATCCTCTGTCACCTGTTTAACCTCGAACCCCAACATTTCTGGAAGTTCAAACAAGGCAACGGCTCCGTCACCGTTATCGACTATCCTAAAGGGGCCGCCGGAAAACCCGTCCTAGAAGCGCACAATATCACCACCCACCTCTCCGGCGGAGATATTCTCGACAAAACCGCAGCAGGCGCGCTTTGAGTGCTGAGTGTAAAGTGCTGAGTGCTGAGTGGCTAGTTGACCATCAATTGTTTAGCAATTTCAGCCTTTGACAGGGGATAGTCAGTAGTATTCACTCAGCACTCCCTTCCTACCCAGCACGCCGCTACGCGAAAGCTAAAGCTACAGCACTGTATTCCCACTCAGCACTCAGCACTCAGCACTCAGCACTTAGTTAGATGAACGACCTTTTCCAGCAAATTCGCATCCTAGAACCCCTTTCCCAGACAGACCAAATTGCTGATGTTTGGGTTAGAAAAGGGTGTATTGTCAAGATTGGGGTAGAAGTTACTGAGATTCCCGAAGAGACTACGCGGCGCGACTGTCGGGGGTGGGTGATGGGGCCTGGACTGGTTGACCTTTACAGCCATTCCGGGGAACCTGGATTTGAAGAACGGGAAACCCTGACTTCCCTCAGCGAAGCGGCTAAGGCGGGGGGGTTTACTCGCCTGTCCATTTTGCCGAGTACCGAACCGCCTGCGGATAATTTAGCCACCCTGAGTTTATTGCACCAGAAGTCTAGAGAGACGGGGGTGAAGTTGCAGTTTTGGGGGGCCTTGACGGAGGGGGTTAAGGGCGAACGGATGACGGAGTTGGCAGAACTGGCGATGGGGGGAATTGTCGGTTTTGCAGAGGGTCAGCCGCTACCGTCGTTGCTATTGCTGCGGCGCTTGTTAGAGTATGCTCAACCCTTAAATCAGCCTGTGGCGCTGTGGCCTGTTTCTCGCGAGTTGGTGGGTAATGGCGTCATGCGGGAGGGGATAAACTCGATTCGCTTTGGGGTTCCTGGGGTGCCGGTGGCGGCGGAAACGGCGGCTTTAGCGGGTTTGTTAGAGTTGGTGGAGTTTGTGGGGACTCCCGTGCATCTCATGCGGGTATCTACCGCGCGGGGAGTAGCGTTAATTGCAGATGCCAAGTCTCGCGGTTTACCGATAACGGCGAGTACCCCTTGGATGCATTTACTGTTAGATACGCAAGCCATTGGGGGCGAGTGGCGTTGGGGTACGGGTTTTCCCCCTTATAATCCTAATTTACGTTTAGAGCCGCCTTTGGGAAATCCTGAAGATCGGCAGGCGTTGGTAGCGGCGGT from Desertifilum tharense IPPAS B-1220 encodes:
- a CDS encoding histidine phosphatase family protein — its product is MTTRVILVRHGQSSYNLERRIQGRCDKSVLTEKGRQDAKIVGQLLRNFNLSAIYASPLQRAKATAETIIACLDNPPPLKTPDNLKEIDLPLWEEFAKTDVKAKFPDDYRCWKDRPHEFCMNLAKPEGNQEHFPVLSLFEQAKSFWQEILPQHDGETILVVAHNGINRCLLATAIGISPEDYHGIQQSNCGISILNFAGGLADPVQLESMNLTSHMGEPFPLPREEHRGCRLLLVRHGETDWNRDKRFQGWCDVPLNETGRQQAQKAAEFLKGVKIDFAISSSMLRPKETAEIILQHHPELELQLEDGLREISHGLWEGKLEAEIEAAYPGLLHQWQIAPETVQMPEGENLQQVWERAIAAWDKIVQSAAPGSVGLVVAHDAINKAILCHLFNLEPQHFWKFKQGNGSVTVIDYPKGAAGKPVLEAHNITTHLSGGDILDKTAAGAL
- a CDS encoding dihydroorotase encodes the protein MNDLFQQIRILEPLSQTDQIADVWVRKGCIVKIGVEVTEIPEETTRRDCRGWVMGPGLVDLYSHSGEPGFEERETLTSLSEAAKAGGFTRLSILPSTEPPADNLATLSLLHQKSRETGVKLQFWGALTEGVKGERMTELAELAMGGIVGFAEGQPLPSLLLLRRLLEYAQPLNQPVALWPVSRELVGNGVMREGINSIRFGVPGVPVAAETAALAGLLELVEFVGTPVHLMRVSTARGVALIADAKSRGLPITASTPWMHLLLDTQAIGGEWRWGTGFPPYNPNLRLEPPLGNPEDRQALVAAVKSGVIDAIAIDHAPYTYEEKTVAFAESPPGAIGLELALPLLWQGLVSTGELSALELWRSLSTNPALCLQQEPAQLAENSPAELTLFNPEETWVVDGSSLKSLAANTPWWGQEIQGKVVECVS